The Clarias gariepinus isolate MV-2021 ecotype Netherlands chromosome 24, CGAR_prim_01v2, whole genome shotgun sequence region gttcagaactccgCTGAACAATGCAGAGTATTTATGCGTGGTTCTGCCCCTCGTGAGACCCAGGTCGTTACTCTgctaaatgccataaatgtgaaTGGAAATGCTCACAGGACACTGCTGTCTAGAAGGACTTCTAGTATGTGTGTTACGGAATGATCAGAGCTGAAGATCTCCTGGATGTGGTTCAGTATTCCACTAAAGATTTACAGTTTATAAGACAGACGTGTGATTCACTGACACTGAATGGGATGTTAAAGGAGTGTGTGCTGGTGGTAGACAGTAGAAGAGAGAGCTAAAGTCTGGAGGACGTTTCAGTTCTTCTGCTTTCACTTCTGTATCTGAGGAGGTTTTTGTACGGGTGAGGACACTGAATGAATCACTGTGGTATTCGGCCAAGGAACAAAGCTGATCGTCAGTGGTAAGTAAAACTTCTCAgctctttatacagtatgtagtacgGACATtataaagtatgtatgtatatttatatgtactTCTACACTGTATCACATTCGCACTGCATGTTCTTGTGTcagtttaatttctttattttttcagtttgaCTGTTTTATTGTGACTCATGTTTCCTGGTTTGtgtttgaaataaaatgtgtgaaaacttttatattaataatttagagaAAGTTCTCTTCATACCATACTCCTTCAACCTTGAAATATCAATTCAAATTAAGGCTCAAGGTTTTGTTTTCTCATATTTCTGTTCATTTTGTTAAAAAGGGTTGAAAACACATATTGAATCcgtttattattaatcatagaaGGTCCCCCAAACAAGACCCTTCTATAGAGAGgataaaatattacaacaaGCACATTAATGTTAACCTGCACTACTGtgagagctgctgttatagacatttaatcaacaccttctgaccaatcagaactcaGCAGTGCTGTAATATAATTTATCTGAAtgtctccctctgtgtgtggaATCAGACGCTGCTCTCCCGGCTCCTGTTCTGACCGTTCTCCCTCCGTCCAGTAAACAGCTGGAGTCTAAAAAAGCCACTCTAGTGTGTTTGGCCAGCGAGGTGGCCGGTGGTTTTGCTGATGTGCGTTGGCTCGTGAACGGGAACTCGGTCACCAGTGGAGTCATCACCGGCTCTGCACTGCAGCAAACCAATAAGAAATTCACACTGAGCAGCTATTTGACCATCGACAGCTCCGAGTGGGAAAACAACAAAGTCATAACATGTGAAGTGTCTGCTGGAGGAAAAGCTCCATCGGTGAAGATTAACAAGTCTGAATGCAGTGAATGAACCTGATTACTGTTTATATATGTGTGAATTTTTCAGTAGGGGTTTATATATCTAAGTCTGTAGAGAAAGAAGaactataaaaatatttcatgtaatcaaaaaaaaacttcaataaAACTGcaattctgaaaaaaagaaaactgtatcTGTAAGTCCTTCAtgatattataaatgttttaaaaccttTATGAAGTCTGTGAGCAGAACACTTTTGGAGAAATAACATGGTGGTGTAAAACTTTAAGGTTTATCACTGGCTTTTGCAAagcactcacactggagactccttccatgaatgTTAAATAAGGATAtggttacataaaaataaataaaaggattaCATCAACATCTTTAGTTACATGTTTTTCTACAAGTTATACAAAGAATTGTTTCTGCTTGGTTTGGTCACACATCACGCATCATGGATGGAGAAACACTCAGGAAACACCTGCTGATCTGTAAAGTGTAATTTTAGCTCAATGTAAATGAGAAGCTTCTCCTTgaagataataaataattatattatttaatactgACTGTAGAGTAATATTTATACAGAGACTCAgtattacatatatacatactgtatacattaggCCCAGTATTTTGTGAGTTCTTCTTGTGCCACCATTGTGCCACAAGAGCAGTTCTGGCCCCTAAGAGCAAGACTTTACGAGACCTCTGGGGGGTGCAGTGGATCCCATGGTGCAACCTTGAACTCTCTTCCTGCTGGGCCGCGTGTGCAGCAGCTGTGGTCCACTCTGTGTTCTGGTGCCTGTCTATCATGACCATACATCATTACATCTAGGCAtgtggcagacgctcttatccagagcgacttacatttctatctcattacacatctgagcagttgagggttacttggtggttgtggggtttgaacctgggatcttccgaaccgtagtccaatgccttaaccactgagctacccctgaccagCACTGTAAGCCTACAGTTTGTTTAATGACATAGACAAACACATCAAGCCTGAAACCCACAACAATTTTCAAACTTTTACAACATAACAGACAATAATCTATGAAATTATGTTTAAACCTgcttaaatcaaatttaaattttatttgtcacatacacagtcaaacacagtacgatatgcagtgaaatgcttatacgactgctagtgaccttaaaggaaaagaatagtaaaagcttatacataagaaataataggaatgaaagaaatactttaaaaaataaaattaactagtaaaatatgctgtacaaagtaaaatatactgtaataagagaaatacgttagaaaataagattaactagtgcaaatgtactgtacaaagtaatagtttacttaacaaataaaaaagcaaaatatcaattAATCCAGCGTCTTCGTTTTTAATACTAAGTGGCAGTAACTTAAGTCAGTAAGTGTCttaatatttagtataaaaCTAATTTTCACATAATAGTAATTCTTTAGAACTGCTTCTTTTAATAAATCATGGTAAAGATGTAACTGTGCAGCTGTTCTTTCCACTggtctgattggctgagagcagaTCCAGGTCCCGCCTCTGATGCTTTATGAAAGCTGGCTGCGCTCTGTTCATCACTCTGCTGATCAGACTGACATCATGCTGCTCACCGTCTGCGCTCTGCTCCCTGCTCTGGCAGGTAAAGATTCCTGCTCCTGCTTTCCTCTTCACACTCACGTCTTTTCATTCATTAGAATTCTCTTTATGAAATGATGATGACTCTCAGTGTTGCTTTATGTTGCAGTGGTCAGCTCACAGAAAGTAGTGACGCAAAAGCCTCCAGTTATAACAGTAGATAAGGGGAACTCTGTCACTATGGACTGTAACATCGCACGGGATGAAGGATATGATGCATACTGGTATAAAACGATTCCACAAGGAGCTCCAGAGTTTGTGTTGAGATTTTATGTTTCTCGCTCCGCTCCTGATAAATACGAAGACAATTTTTCATCCACACGCTTCACATCTAAAGCCTCATCAAACACTGACTATCAGTTAATAATTAGGCACGTAGAAGTGGAAGACTCAGCAGTGTATTACTGCATGACATTGGAAAACTCTGCTACAAAGTGGGTATCACAGTGATGTAACCCATGACAAAAACCTCCTCACTGCTCACACTCACTTCTGCTTTCTCACAAcatgagaaaaaacaaaaccctaAACTTCAAATCACAGGAACTGAAGTGAAAACTCACTTTATGTTCACTAAAGACAATTCTATTTTTCCACAATTAAAGAGCACAGATATGATATGACTTCGCATTTGTCAGACTTTTATGATCAATGGCACAAAGTCAGAATTGACAACAATGTGAACAGTATCTGGGATAAACTGGTTCCACTAGCAGTTGCAGGTTACGCTCAGAGTCAGGTGAGAAAGAACTGCATCACATATTTTTATCAACATGTTTACTCTTGagcaaaatcttaaaaccaGGGAAATATTACAATCTAAGACCATAGCCGAAAAATACCCACAACAGAactaaaagtgcaaaaaaaagcaCTCAGCAGTGAGTAGCACCACCTTTCTTATTGAGGACTTCAAACACTTGTTTCAGCATGCTTAATGCAACTGTTTAGGAGCCTGGAGGGCTTCTACAGTCTGGAACTGAAGTCTATTTTTGTAAACTTCTTTTGCCATCTATCCCCAAACATGCTTAAGGGGATTTAGATCAGGGGAACAAGCAGGATGATCCAGAAGTGCAACGTTATTGTTCTGCATGAGGTCCTTCATCAGGTGGGTGTTGTGAACTGCATCATTGTCCTGTTAAAAGACCCAGTCATTACCACACAGACAAGGGCCCTCAGTCAAGAGGGATGCCTGCTGCAACATGTCCAAAGCTAGCTGCCATTTGACGACCCTGCACAACCTAAAACTCCATATTTCCATTGAAGGAAAAAGCACCCCAGATCATGATGGAGCCTCCTCCACTGTGCCATGTAGAAAAAATCTCCAGTGGGATCTCCTTGTCATGCCAGTATCATTGGAAGCCATCAGGACCATCCAGATTAAATTTTTCTCGGCTGAGAATAAAATCTTTCAAGGTGCTCCCATGCAAATTCCAAATGGGCAAGGTTGGGTAGGAGATGTAGCTCTCAAAGacgtttttttgttcttttagtcCTTCTCTCGCAGATGCCGTCTTATGGTTATTGGGTTGCAATCAGCATCAGTAAGGGCCTTAATTTGGGTTGAGGATCGGCctgcagtggcggactggccatctggagcatcGGCAGTTTTctcggtgggccgctggccaatgtgggctggcccagtcagtacgcaaatataaaaaaaatgatggaaaccataatattgcataatttttctacgcatatggatgGGTGCATCGATCGGGCACCGGCGACAAAGAACGCGTTTATGTTACCGAGCAATCTCCCGCGGCTCGGCagccaaaaagtgccagctgttgcggcaagagaccgtatttctgggacacgtgattagcgcccAACTTTACTTACGTAAAGTGCACGTTACTTGCCCAGCTCTCTGATGTAGTCTACCGGTTGTGGTTGACGGGaaggtcgcgagtggtcgtgctccagcgggaccgtctcgctccctatcagcccaacgccagcgaaacatcgaactctgtggaggccggtctgCCTCAGGAGGAGGGCTgcacccctccttcccccgccAAAAGAGTctggcgttcacaacgccagcgccgaccaccggcattagctaccatcatgctttgcgggaggggttgttttgtgttcaccctgttgggaaaaggtgtttgttttggttagtggctttggccaggggtgtgtgtgtgtgttagatgtgtgttttatggaggttggatgtggtGGTTTTGTGTTTACGTGCTGGTAAGAAATTAATTACTCCcagcattgggcagcaaagaagcttactcgtctctccaagtgcctgcttagcggtgaaaaacgctacaatatgttgtttatcttgatgttctttcctttgtttcttagttttactaatatgacccaatatatgtccAGTGATACTTCAATAATATGCTTAAATAGctttgatttctgtattgttatattttttaaaccagttactagtataaaaatttatctctacattaatgagccaatgagccactttttggtcccagtccgcctcTGTCAGCCTGTGTCTTCACGGACAGCCCATTGGATCCTTAATGCTCCCATAATGCTCAGggtcatttaataaaaaaaataaatgactttcTTCAATTCTTGTGCAGCTAATCAATCCTGACACGTTCAAAAACAGAAAGGCTTTTTGCTTTTGCCATCAGGAGATCAGGTTAGCCTGACTGTCTAAAGAACAATGATGTTAAAGCTATATTTTTGCACGGATTTTAACTTTTAGAGGTCTAGTGTGTTTGGCCAGCGAAGTGGCCGGTGGTTTTGCTGATGTGCGTTGGCTTGTGAACGGGAACTCAGTCACCAGTGGAGTCATCACCGGCTCTGCACTGCAGCAAACCAATAAGAAATGCATGCAGTGAATGAACCTGATTACagattttatacatatttaacttttttagcAGAATTGTATAGATACATTTGAATTTGAGTTTTAAAGGAATCTGTAGAGAACGATGAAATATAAACTCCTGCATGTAATCAAACAGAATACCTATAAAACTGTAATTCTGAAAAAAAGAGAACTTTTTCTGTAAGTACTTTAAGATAATACAGTTGtttagaaatataaaagtataattaTCAGTGTGACTTTAGTGATTCACACACATAGTGAAACATCACACTTCACTGAGCGAGGAACACTTAGGAAACACCTGCCTGCAGTGTGTAATTTTAGCTTCGTGTAAATGAGAAGCTTCGCCTTGGAAATCACATGACGCGAATCATATGACTCACTTTAGattcatatttatacatttacatttagacatttagcAGATGCTTTTTTCCAAatcgacttacaaaagtgctttgaagttacCGTCGTTGGAtggatccttacactgggttattaGGATACTAACTAATGGGAAGGTTTTTTTTCGAGTGGGAGCAGACATGGCTGATTCGCACAGGATTAAGATCACAGACCACCTCTGCAATCACACGAGGTCCTCAGGTATTACTAATCCTGTGCGAATAGGACAAAAGCCCATTCAAACTGCTGGTCAGCTGAGTCTGCCCAACCAGCAGTGTGCAAAGGGGACACAGGGCTGGACCATTTAAGGATGTTCCATTTGCTTATTACTGCCACAAAACTCAACagaaaagaatgaaatatgaaaGATGTAGTATGTGTAAATTCTGAATAACATTCTGCAAATTTTAACTTTGATAGCTATCCAATAAAATGGTACAAAATGGTCTAATATTTTCATTTCTCCTTGACCTTTTTCTACACtttattaaattcaattgaattttatttgtatagcactttcaacaattgacagcagctttacacaataaaaaatcagaattatttaagtttgtaggaactgtaaatgtgtacagtataaatcaaaatgataagattgatTAAACACTCCTACTGAACATTGTTGGTTAGTttcttgatttttgttttgggATTGAAGTCCCTAGTTGCTGTTTCTCGACCtttacaaagagtacagcagggggctcagaacacagccctggggggctccagtgctgagagtgagggaggctgagacatgaccgcccatccttactgcctgtgggaattttccccctccgagtgtccaggtgagtaagagatgtgtggaggagatgtgagattgcatcgtccatGGAATGGtttgggcggtatgcaaactgtagtgggttgAGTGtatccggtagtgaagaaatgatgaagtccctgaccaggcgttcaaagcacttcatcactactgaggtgaggccAACAAGGCGATAatcgttgagggaagcaggatgaggtttctttgggacaggaacaatgatggactctttgaagcatgtggggatcaccgactgagatgaagagatgttgaatatctcagtgaacacaggtgctagctggtctgcgcaggctctgaggatacggcctgagatgccgtttGGTCCTGCTGctaaaggctctcctcacgtcatgctcggtgatgatgaacgcgttccTGGTGCtagcagtgtcttcctgtctgcagccgttagcgccgctagcattagcatcgctagcgtctttagctgcagcctcgaagcgagcatagaaagtgttcagctcgtctgccagagttgCGTCCGCGTTCGttataccggatgttggtgttttatagtccgttatagtccttaatccctgccaaaAAACTTCTCTAACTGATTTTTAATGCCGAAACAAACTAAAGAAGTAACATGCATTTGTTTTGTTGCCTTAAACTGACCTTTAAGGACAACATGAGACATTGTAATATCAAAATGATTTTGAAGTAAACATTACATGGTGCCGTAAGGGGCCATTCACATGTTGTTTTTTGTACATGTTCACATGTTGTTTCTTGTATTcatgaaaaaaacatattggCATTGCGTTGGAGTCACTATTTATTGAGACACGCTTGTCACACATCTCTAACTAAAATAACTCAATTGAACACGTAAAAGATGTCACATGTAAATGCCCCCCAAAACAGTCAAAACACACAGCAGCCTAGTCTGAGAAATTGCGTTGTCTGACTTCAATCAACTGCCTAAACCTTTAGCTGTTAGTTATGATCTGCTATTTAACTTGCTATACCTGTTTAAAAACTACCAAGTTAAATAGCAGATCATAGCTAACAGCTAAAGGTTTAGGCAGTTGATTGAAGTCAGACAACGCAATGGTGTACACTTGATTTATCTGTAACACATTAACCCCGAATTATGACGTGAACCTCCTTGCCTAATTGTGTACTATTTTGGATCGGCTATAGTTTGGAAATATCTAGCTGTATAATCTAAACAGCAGAGTGTTTACCGCATTACGTCATACATCACTTTATAATCattctttttgcttttgctcTTCTGATGGTTTTCAGCTTTCTCTTTCTGCACATTGTATTGTTGTATGGTGTTTCGCTAGGCCATTTTTAGGGCAGCTAACATCTGTActcagcccccctaaaaattctGCATAAACTTCACACAAATTGCTGATCACCCATCATCCCCTTTAAATTTGATATGAAAGTGGCAGCAGACTTCGGCTCCTTCGGCTCCTCCCTGTCTTTCAGCGCGGTCTTCAATTCGCCATCACAAAGGGAGGATTaaggcaaggtgtgtgtttttcgataaattgttatatttgcatcagtgcagtcctttcTCGTTTACAAAATGTCCtgagggattaatcagttaaatcttcactgtgttcaccctcatcacaccagtTGTTTCCTCTAGTGAAAATAAAGTCCTTAATACATACTCTATGAacctatagtctactttataaaccAATCTAAAcctaactgtctatataaaacattacacaatgcatatggcattaactaccatagagttatgcacataaatgattaaaaatagtgacagacagcattcagtgcactcgctttaactgcatagcagtgtgatttacagagatagaaaaatcctgtctttgtaataaatattgtattgtattaaataatgtcccaaattgtaaaatacatttattatgtagggttttgtcactttgatttagaatacgttacttttttttaatgaatagaaacaaaaaagaatgatattaaaaagatgctttggttaattacattaaaacaatgtttgttatattaatgaatttgaataaatagtcTAGTAGCAATGACATGTTAAGgggttgaatagagaacctactgtcttatttatgtagctaaaacactaaattaaactagattACATGGtgatcaaagttttaatatttatatttaactgtagatggaaggttttttaagtcacatgaaataaaaagatgttctattcttacctgctgctcatttggagaccttctcccatgtgacttgaaaaaccttccatctccAGTTTTCTGTTCAGTTCTACAGTTCAGTTCTACAGTTCAGTTCTCTGAAAGCGCAGTCTCTCAGGCACATTAACACTGTGTCCATAACATTGATTGAAGTCATTGCATCAGAAagtatttttcacatttattatgtctgccagtttccaacaaaaagcagcagtattgtcaaagaattaacagataaatgtttgacacTATTGGcccccacacagtttattctattgtccagcctcataggtgtgttgtttatgttgctaatcaatgtaagtttaaagttatatgctgttttctgaTTACATTTTTCCGATTGTACCTTTACATAGAAAAAGTTATAAAGTGTTTATATGGTAAACAGCGTGTGTGATCAAGAAGATgagtactgattctgaacaagccaaatatgtgctaaacatctatgggggctgagcCCCCCTTAAGTGAAAATCCTAAAAACACCCCTGACCGAAAATACTCTCAAAACATTTCAAGCAGCCTCTATTCTTCGCAGACGATGGATGAAAAGGCACGCGGAAATCAAAACCCTGGAAAACTTGATAATATGACTCGGCCAAATACTGGCCAAATCACAGATATGCTGATTCGCGCGTGACTAACATTATCACAGGACCTCGGTGTTCAGCGAAATATTTGCGgtggaatttttattttacagataaCAGACATGGCTGATTCGCACAGGATTAAGATCACAGACCACCTCTGCAATTATTACAAATCACACGAGGTCCTCAGGTATTACTAATCCTGTGCGAATAGGACAAAAGCCCATTCAAACTGCTGGTCAGCTGAGTCTGCCCAACCAGCAGTGTGCAAAGGGGACACAGGGCTGGACCATTCAAGGATGTTCCATTTGCTTATTACTGCCACAAAACTCAAcagtaaagaataaaatataaaagatgtAGTATGTGTAAATTCTGAATAACATTCTGCAAATTTTAACGTTGATAGCTATCCAATAAAATGGTACAAAATGGTCTAATATTTTCATCCCTCCTTGACCCTTTTTCTACActttattaaattcaattaaattcaactgaattttatttgtatagcacttttaacaattgacaaagcagctttacacaataaaaaatctgaattatttaagtttgtaggaactgtgaatgtgtataaatcaaaattataaaattgaTTAAACACTCCTACTGAACATTGTTGGTTAGTttcttgatttttgttttgggATTGAAGTCCCTAGTTGCTGTTTCTCGACCCAGCAGTGACATCACTGTACCTGATCACCTTTATCTCTTCAGTCGACATAAAACTATCTCATTTCCTTCGTCTCAATTTTTGCATTAAAACTTCAATAAAGTTTATGGCTTTCTTTATGCAAAGTATTTCTTCAGCACAGCTGCTTTTAATGAATCATGTGCAGCTGTTCTTTCCACTggtctgattggctgagagcagaTCCAGGTCCCGCCTCTGATGCTTTATGAAAGCTGGCTTCGCTCTGTTCATCACTCTGCTGATCAGACTGACATCATGCTGCTCACCGTCTGCGCTCTGCTCCCTGCTCTGGCAGGTAAAGATTCCTGCTCCTGCTTTCCTCTTCACACTCACGTCTTTTCATTCATTAGAATTCTCTTTATGAAATGATGATGACTCTCAGTGTTGCTTTATGTTGCAGTGGTCAGCTCACAGAAAGTAGTGACGCAAAAGCCTCCAGTTATAACAGTAGATAAGGGGAACTCTGTCACTATGGACTGTAACATCGCAaaggatgaaaataaatatgtgtacTGGTATAAACAGATTCCACAAGAAACTACAGAGTTTGTGTTGAGATTTTATCATTCTCACTCCGCTCCTGATAAGTACGGAGACAATTTTTCATCCACACGCTTCACATCTAAAGCCTCATCAAACATCGACTATCAGTTAATAATCAGTAATGTGGAGGTGGGAGACTCAGCAGTGTATTACTGTAACACATATGATAACTCTACTAAAGAGTGGGTATCACAGTGATGTACACCGTGACAAAAACCTCCTCACTGCTCACACTCACTTCTGCTTTCA contains the following coding sequences:
- the LOC128512338 gene encoding immunoglobulin lambda-1 light chain-like isoform X1; protein product: MLYESWLRSVHHSADQTDIMLLTVCALLPALAVVSSQKVVTQKPPVITVDKGNSVTMDCNIAKDENKYVYWYKQIPQETTEFVLRFYHSHSAPDKYGDNFSSTRFTSKASSNIDYQLIISNVEVGDSAVYYCNTYDNSTKEWVFGQGTKLIVNDAALPAPVLTVLPPSSEELESKKATLVCLASDVGRYFADVRWLVNGNSVTSGVITGAAQQQTNKKFTLSSYLTLDICDWENNKVITCEVSAGGKAASVNINRSACSIPT
- the LOC128512338 gene encoding immunoglobulin lambda-1 light chain-like isoform X2, whose amino-acid sequence is MLYESWLRSVHHSADQTDIMLLTVCALLPALAVVSSQKVVTQKPPVITVDKGNSVTMDCNIARDEGYDAYWYKTIPQGAPEFVLRFYVSRSAPDKYEDNFSSTRFTSKASSNTDYQLIIRHVEVEDSAVYYCMTLENSATKWVFGQGTKLIVNDAALPAPVLTVLPPSSEELESKKATLVCLASDVGRYFADVRWLVNGNSVTSGVITGAAQQQTNKKFTLSSYLTLDICDWENNKVITCEVSAGGKAASVNINRSACSIPT